A genomic stretch from Shewanella woodyi ATCC 51908 includes:
- the epd gene encoding erythrose-4-phosphate dehydrogenase: MIRVAINGYGRIGRSILRAVYETGKRAQIQIVAINELAKPEAMLHLTQYDTTHGRFQSQAELDTDGKKLLIGDDAITLLHESDASKLPWHEMDIDIVYEATGVLSDRESCEAHIQAGAKQVLISHPSSSDVDATIVYGVNHHLLEADHTVVSNASCTTNCIVPVIEVLDKHFKVKSGAITTIHSAMNDQQVIDAYHDDLRRTRAAGQSIIPVDTKLARGIERILPQMKDKFEAISVRVPTINVTAIDVSVTIDSKVDIALVNQVLCDASKGLYKGVLGYTNEPLVSCDFNHDPRSSIVDGTQTRVSDGHLVKLLLWCDNEWGFANRMLDTSLEMIRARRA, translated from the coding sequence ATGATCAGAGTTGCCATCAATGGATATGGCCGTATCGGTCGCTCAATTCTTCGTGCTGTTTACGAAACAGGTAAACGTGCCCAAATTCAGATCGTTGCTATTAACGAGCTTGCCAAACCTGAAGCCATGCTTCATCTCACTCAGTACGATACTACCCATGGTCGCTTTCAATCTCAGGCTGAGTTAGATACTGACGGCAAGAAGCTCTTGATTGGTGATGATGCCATTACCTTACTGCATGAAAGCGATGCCAGTAAGCTTCCTTGGCATGAGATGGATATCGATATTGTCTATGAGGCTACCGGAGTCTTGTCTGACAGGGAAAGCTGTGAAGCTCATATCCAAGCGGGGGCTAAGCAGGTACTGATCAGCCACCCATCCTCCAGTGATGTAGACGCTACCATAGTGTATGGCGTCAATCATCACCTGCTTGAAGCCGACCATACTGTGGTTTCAAATGCTTCCTGTACAACTAACTGTATTGTGCCTGTCATCGAAGTGTTAGATAAACACTTTAAGGTGAAAAGTGGGGCCATTACCACGATACATTCGGCGATGAATGACCAGCAAGTGATTGATGCTTATCATGATGATCTTCGTCGTACCCGAGCCGCTGGCCAATCTATTATTCCGGTGGATACTAAATTAGCGCGGGGGATAGAGCGTATCCTACCTCAGATGAAAGATAAGTTTGAAGCTATCTCTGTGCGCGTGCCGACCATCAATGTGACGGCAATCGATGTCTCTGTGACGATTGACTCAAAAGTTGATATCGCCTTAGTAAATCAAGTGCTTTGTGATGCTTCTAAGGGACTTTATAAAGGTGTTTTAGGGTATACTAACGAGCCATTAGTCTCCTGTGATTTTAATCATGATCCCAGATCTAGCATAGTCGACGGCACCCAGACCCGTGTCAGTGATGGACACCTAGTGAAGCTACTTTTATGGTGTGATAACGAGTGGGGCTTTGCCAACCGTATGTTAGATACTAGCTTAGAGATGATTAGAGCAAGAAGGGCATAA
- a CDS encoding cytochrome c3 family protein, with protein sequence MTINRRQALTRIIGISTAAAGVSLVGTSAFAATDDQGNFHLELGDKLKYVPLDPMATAKLAYETGGGCMHQVFHSLVTMLGNSSSADAAKFKTIPTALAGFGFAGVVGQGTICGNLNAAGMLINILDDINKQNSAVIGAAFRYYENTELPFSSPEFVSGIGSTDEKTALVGSSSTANSILCHSSISNWSKASGKTFSQKGERCYRLSASIAFHLVELLNRAYHGEDIAALPESKPSSDAQSCQSCHGVSDTMSSAASVKTDMECTTCHTGHFN encoded by the coding sequence ATGACAATTAACAGACGCCAGGCATTAACAAGAATAATCGGAATAAGTACTGCTGCAGCGGGAGTAAGCTTAGTAGGCACATCAGCCTTTGCTGCAACAGATGATCAGGGAAACTTCCACCTCGAGCTAGGAGACAAGCTTAAATATGTGCCACTGGATCCCATGGCCACCGCAAAGCTTGCTTATGAAACTGGTGGTGGGTGTATGCATCAGGTTTTCCACTCCCTTGTCACCATGTTAGGTAACTCATCAAGCGCAGATGCTGCCAAGTTTAAAACCATACCAACAGCGTTAGCAGGTTTCGGTTTTGCAGGTGTTGTTGGCCAAGGAACCATATGTGGAAACCTTAACGCTGCAGGCATGCTGATCAATATTCTTGATGACATTAACAAACAAAACTCAGCCGTTATTGGTGCCGCATTCCGTTACTACGAAAACACTGAACTGCCTTTCTCATCACCAGAATTTGTTAGCGGTATCGGCTCAACAGATGAGAAAACAGCATTGGTAGGCAGCTCCTCTACGGCAAATAGTATTCTATGCCACTCCTCAATCAGTAACTGGTCTAAAGCTTCAGGTAAAACTTTTAGTCAGAAAGGTGAGCGCTGCTACCGTCTGTCCGCTTCTATCGCTTTTCATCTGGTGGAACTACTCAATCGCGCATACCACGGAGAGGATATTGCTGCACTTCCTGAATCTAAGCCCTCCAGTGATGCACAAAGCTGTCAGAGCTGTCATGGCGTTAGCGATACCATGAGCTCAGCAGCCAGTGTCAAGACCGACATGGAATGCACAACATGTCATACCGGCCACTTTAACTAA
- the metK gene encoding methionine adenosyltransferase, whose product MAKHLFTSESVSEGHPDKIADQISDAVLDAILEQDPKARVACETYVKTGMVMVGGEVTTSAWVDIEEITRNTVREIGYTHSDMGFDADSCAILNVIGKQSPDINQGVDRADPKEQGAGDQGLMFGYANNETDVFMPAPITYSHMLVKRQSEVRKDKTLPWLRPDAKSQVTFAYNSDGSIAGIDAVVLSTQHSEDVTQADLIEGVMESIIKPVLPAKWLSKETKYFINPTGRFVIGGPVGDCGLTGRKIIVDTYGGMARHGGGAFSGKDPSKVDRSAAYAARYVAKNIVAAGLADRCELQVSYAIGVAEPTSISIETFGTAKVAEELLIDLVRRHFDLRPYGLTEMLNLARPIYKSTAAYGHFGREEFPWEATDKVEALRADAGL is encoded by the coding sequence ATGGCAAAGCACTTGTTCACCTCTGAGTCAGTATCAGAAGGTCATCCAGATAAAATAGCCGATCAGATTTCTGATGCGGTATTAGACGCAATACTTGAGCAAGATCCAAAAGCTCGTGTTGCGTGTGAAACTTACGTTAAGACCGGCATGGTCATGGTAGGTGGTGAAGTCACAACATCTGCTTGGGTTGATATCGAAGAGATCACCCGTAATACAGTTCGCGAAATTGGTTACACACACTCAGATATGGGCTTTGATGCAGACTCTTGCGCCATACTAAACGTTATTGGTAAGCAATCTCCTGATATCAACCAAGGTGTTGATCGCGCAGATCCTAAAGAGCAAGGCGCTGGTGACCAAGGTCTAATGTTTGGTTACGCCAACAATGAAACCGATGTATTCATGCCTGCACCTATCACTTACTCGCACATGCTGGTTAAGCGTCAATCTGAAGTACGTAAAGACAAGACACTTCCTTGGTTACGTCCAGATGCAAAGAGTCAGGTGACTTTTGCTTATAACAGTGATGGCAGTATTGCCGGTATCGACGCGGTTGTTCTCTCTACACAGCACAGTGAAGATGTGACTCAAGCAGACCTTATTGAAGGTGTAATGGAGTCAATCATCAAGCCAGTATTACCGGCTAAGTGGTTATCTAAAGAGACTAAATACTTCATCAACCCAACTGGCCGTTTCGTTATCGGTGGTCCAGTAGGTGACTGTGGTCTAACGGGTCGTAAGATCATCGTTGACACATACGGCGGTATGGCACGTCACGGTGGTGGTGCTTTCTCTGGTAAAGATCCATCAAAAGTTGACCGTAGTGCGGCATACGCAGCACGTTACGTGGCTAAGAACATAGTTGCAGCAGGTCTAGCTGATCGCTGTGAGCTTCAAGTCTCTTACGCGATTGGTGTGGCGGAGCCAACGTCAATCAGTATCGAAACATTTGGTACTGCTAAAGTTGCTGAAGAATTACTGATTGATCTGGTACGTCGCCACTTCGATCTACGCCCATATGGCTTAACAGAGATGTTGAACCTAGCTCGCCCAATCTACAAGTCCACAGCGGCTTACGGTCACTTTGGTCGTGAAGAGTTCCCATGGGAAGCGACTGACAAAGTTGAAGCTCTGCGCGCAGACGCTGGTCTTTAA
- a CDS encoding winged helix-turn-helix domain-containing protein, whose product MILGTCQFDAHRAQLKNLTTGDEWLLPRAELQVLKLLLASRGSVVEKHKLGAADDEHPALTDSSVTRAVFMLRSFLGAEHEHLIETVKGRGYRLRCETRRRRDKWLTLTWGKPWLVLVILLPFIVLTALHFSENYAGNGPTAPLKTVALSLPSGQKLSLISYSKSKTNNESLLLLIEQLEMGFKQCISTSWQQVYLSLSHDKQVFNITMKGDKLGQSVIRNLKLSDFRQQKQFISQTWLDEVALCE is encoded by the coding sequence ATGATTTTGGGTACTTGTCAGTTCGATGCCCACCGGGCTCAACTAAAGAACCTTACTACTGGTGATGAATGGCTGCTACCGAGAGCTGAGCTTCAGGTATTGAAGTTATTGTTAGCCAGTCGAGGCTCAGTAGTAGAGAAGCATAAACTCGGTGCTGCCGATGATGAACATCCTGCTTTGACCGATTCTTCTGTGACACGAGCGGTATTTATGCTGCGCTCATTCCTTGGAGCCGAACATGAACACCTCATCGAAACGGTAAAGGGGCGAGGTTACCGTTTACGTTGTGAAACCCGTCGTAGAAGAGATAAGTGGTTAACGCTAACTTGGGGTAAGCCTTGGCTAGTGCTCGTTATTTTACTGCCTTTTATCGTATTAACTGCGCTCCATTTTAGTGAAAATTATGCCGGTAATGGGCCTACGGCTCCCTTAAAAACTGTGGCACTTTCTCTTCCTTCTGGACAAAAGCTGAGCTTGATTAGTTACAGTAAGTCAAAAACAAATAATGAGTCGTTATTACTCCTCATAGAACAACTTGAAATGGGGTTTAAGCAGTGTATATCAACGAGTTGGCAACAGGTTTACTTATCTCTTTCCCATGATAAACAAGTATTTAATATAACAATGAAGGGAGATAAATTAGGTCAGTCGGTGATCAGAAACTTGAAACTATCTGACTTTAGACAGCAGAAACAGTTTATCTCCCAAACTTGGTTAGATGAGGTCGCGCTTTGTGAATAG
- a CDS encoding DUF481 domain-containing protein: MKKLLIASAILMAAPFAAQAGADFVEGDKTFGGDAELGATITTGNTETTSLKGRLDMKHELGNWENQYLLEALYKEDTGEVTGKRYYGLFQADYKFDEVSYLFINANHEVDPFTGFDSKSTISSGYGHKFIDTGKTLFNVEVGPGYQYKRLDNESALEAGYDTEDSWVAHGVVNFETEITDSSTFKQMFVADYGESLEGRSETSITASIIGALAMKFAVVVRYNSEPLDNKESTDTETNMTLLYAF, encoded by the coding sequence ATGAAGAAACTGCTTATTGCATCAGCTATTTTAATGGCGGCACCTTTTGCTGCTCAAGCCGGTGCTGATTTTGTTGAAGGCGATAAGACCTTTGGTGGTGACGCTGAGCTGGGTGCCACCATCACCACTGGTAATACCGAGACGACCTCATTAAAGGGTCGTTTGGATATGAAGCATGAGTTAGGTAACTGGGAAAACCAATATCTATTGGAAGCCCTTTATAAAGAGGATACAGGCGAAGTAACGGGTAAGCGTTACTATGGTCTATTCCAAGCTGATTATAAGTTTGATGAGGTGAGCTACCTGTTTATCAATGCTAACCACGAGGTTGATCCTTTTACAGGTTTTGATTCTAAATCTACTATCTCTTCAGGTTATGGCCATAAATTTATCGATACAGGTAAAACCCTGTTTAATGTTGAAGTGGGTCCTGGTTACCAGTATAAGCGCTTAGACAATGAGAGCGCTCTAGAAGCGGGTTATGATACGGAAGACAGCTGGGTTGCACACGGCGTGGTGAACTTTGAAACTGAAATTACAGATAGCTCTACGTTTAAGCAGATGTTTGTTGCCGACTATGGCGAGAGCCTAGAGGGACGTTCAGAGACATCAATTACAGCAAGTATTATTGGTGCTCTTGCGATGAAGTTTGCCGTTGTGGTTCGTTACAACAGTGAACCATTGGACAATAAAGAAAGCACTGATACTGAAACCAATATGACGTTACTGTACGCGTTTTAA
- a CDS encoding winged helix-turn-helix domain-containing protein, whose protein sequence is MQIGSCWFDINSKTLSNLTNDTSWKMPATEFSVLEALVLQRGQVLSREELLSSMPEDKQEQAQLILAIERVKFYLGVEYAELLETVDKQGYLLHCAVKSKARSTSSVPFGSISAKDYFIFIVLLLGLLCLINSLFAPSMKINSVTEQVITSHSSKLSLYPVFSSEKLKREYQPQTEFLTQSLKDCTKVPWQDLFLSVSTENNLISMVLKRQLDAGVEMKNLKVAPLDEGWQFITQEWLIKVGVCSE, encoded by the coding sequence ATGCAGATAGGCTCATGCTGGTTCGATATAAATAGTAAGACATTATCTAATCTCACCAATGATACCAGTTGGAAGATGCCGGCTACCGAATTTTCAGTTCTTGAAGCCCTAGTGCTGCAGCGCGGTCAGGTGTTATCTAGGGAGGAGCTGTTATCGAGTATGCCCGAGGATAAACAAGAGCAAGCTCAATTAATATTGGCTATTGAGCGGGTTAAGTTTTATTTAGGCGTTGAGTACGCTGAGTTATTAGAGACCGTTGATAAGCAGGGTTATCTACTCCATTGTGCTGTTAAATCAAAAGCAAGAAGTACATCATCAGTACCGTTTGGCAGTATTTCGGCTAAAGATTACTTTATTTTTATCGTACTGTTATTGGGCCTACTTTGTTTAATTAACAGCCTGTTTGCTCCGTCTATGAAGATAAACTCTGTCACAGAACAAGTGATCACTAGTCATTCCTCTAAACTCTCCCTTTACCCTGTTTTTAGTTCTGAAAAGCTTAAACGTGAATATCAGCCACAGACTGAGTTTTTGACTCAAAGCCTAAAGGATTGCACTAAGGTGCCTTGGCAAGACCTTTTCCTCTCTGTTTCAACAGAGAATAACTTGATCAGTATGGTGCTAAAAAGGCAGCTTGATGCCGGAGTCGAGATGAAAAACTTAAAAGTAGCGCCTTTAGATGAGGGGTGGCAATTCATCACTCAAGAGTGGTTAATTAAGGTTGGGGTTTGTAGTGAATAA
- a CDS encoding cysteine hydrolase family protein, producing MNIQNTALLLIGYQNDYFAKDGILHSALENSDQVGTILSNSLKLIKTLLPTDAVIAATPIIFTPDYSELNDPIGILKIIKDNGAFRSNTVGAATIDEVESMSADIITLPGKRGLSCFSNTELHKVLQENKITDVIIAGAVTSLCIDTAGREAADLGYRVTIISDCTVARTTFEQEYYLNEIMPLYANVMSSKDIEKSLGL from the coding sequence ATGAATATTCAAAATACAGCTCTACTCTTAATCGGCTATCAAAATGACTATTTTGCCAAAGACGGTATTCTTCACAGTGCTCTGGAAAACTCAGATCAAGTCGGCACAATATTATCTAATTCACTGAAGTTAATTAAAACTTTACTTCCGACTGATGCCGTCATCGCCGCCACGCCTATCATATTCACTCCCGATTATTCCGAACTCAACGATCCCATAGGTATCTTAAAAATAATCAAAGATAACGGTGCATTCAGATCCAATACCGTAGGTGCTGCAACAATTGACGAAGTAGAGTCTATGTCAGCCGATATAATCACCTTACCGGGTAAACGGGGATTAAGCTGTTTCTCCAATACTGAGCTACATAAGGTGTTGCAGGAGAATAAGATAACAGATGTCATTATCGCAGGTGCTGTCACCTCTCTGTGCATTGATACTGCGGGTCGAGAAGCAGCTGACCTTGGCTATCGCGTTACCATAATATCCGACTGTACGGTGGCAAGAACCACCTTCGAGCAGGAGTACTACCTCAATGAAATCATGCCTCTTTACGCTAACGTGATGTCATCAAAAGATATTGAAAAATCCTTAGGACTATAG
- the fba gene encoding class II fructose-bisphosphate aldolase (catalyzes the reversible aldol condensation of dihydroxyacetonephosphate and glyceraldehyde 3-phosphate in the Calvin cycle, glycolysis, and/or gluconeogenesis) → MALISLRQMLDHAAEHGYGVPAFNVNNLEQMRAIMQAAEATDSPVIVQASAGARKYARPQFLKYLMAAALEQYPDIPVCIHQDHGTDPDICQRSIQLGMSSVMMDGSLMADGKTPASYEYNVDVTRKTVAFAHACGVSVEGEIGCLGSLETGEAGEEDGIGAAGILSMDQMLTTPEEAARFVADTHVDALAIAIGTSHGAYKFSRKPTGDVLRIDRIKEIHARIPNTHLVMHGSSSVPQEWLEVINQYGGAIPETYGVPLEEIVEGIKHGVRKVNIDTDLRLASTGAVRKFLAENPTEFDPRKFLKASMEAMADICTTRYEAFGCAGMGSKIKPKSLQAMYKAYQSGELDPQVK, encoded by the coding sequence ATGGCTTTAATTTCCCTACGTCAAATGCTTGATCATGCTGCAGAACATGGTTACGGCGTCCCAGCTTTTAACGTGAACAACCTTGAGCAGATGCGTGCGATTATGCAGGCTGCTGAAGCAACTGATAGTCCTGTGATCGTTCAGGCATCAGCTGGTGCACGTAAATATGCACGTCCTCAGTTCCTTAAGTACTTGATGGCCGCAGCACTTGAGCAGTATCCAGATATCCCTGTTTGTATTCATCAAGATCATGGTACCGATCCTGATATCTGTCAGCGCTCTATTCAGCTTGGCATGTCCTCTGTCATGATGGATGGTTCTTTGATGGCCGACGGTAAGACGCCAGCTTCTTATGAGTACAACGTAGATGTCACCCGTAAGACGGTAGCGTTTGCCCACGCTTGTGGTGTGTCTGTTGAAGGTGAGATTGGCTGTCTTGGAAGCCTTGAAACTGGCGAAGCTGGTGAAGAGGATGGTATCGGTGCTGCTGGTATTCTTAGCATGGATCAGATGCTAACAACGCCTGAAGAGGCTGCTCGTTTTGTTGCCGATACCCATGTTGATGCTCTGGCTATCGCAATCGGTACCAGCCACGGCGCGTACAAGTTTAGCCGTAAGCCTACCGGTGACGTGCTACGAATTGACCGTATCAAAGAGATCCACGCGCGTATTCCTAATACTCACCTTGTGATGCACGGTTCATCTTCAGTGCCTCAAGAGTGGTTAGAGGTGATCAATCAGTACGGTGGTGCGATCCCTGAAACTTACGGTGTGCCTCTTGAGGAGATCGTTGAAGGTATCAAACATGGTGTGCGTAAGGTCAATATCGATACCGATCTTCGCCTAGCTTCTACTGGTGCTGTACGTAAGTTCCTAGCTGAAAACCCAACAGAGTTTGATCCACGTAAATTCCTGAAAGCATCTATGGAAGCGATGGCTGATATCTGTACGACTCGTTATGAAGCGTTTGGTTGTGCAGGAATGGGCTCTAAGATTAAGCCTAAGTCGCTGCAAGCTATGTATAAAGCTTATCAATCTGGTGAGCTAGATCCACAGGTTAAGTAA
- the tkt gene encoding transketolase yields the protein MSSRKELANAIRALTMDAVQKANSGHPGAPMGMADIAEVLWNDFLKHNPNNPEWVDRDRFILSNGHGSMLIYSLLHLTGYALPIEELKNFRQLHSKTPGHPEYGYTPGVETTTGPLGAGISNAVGMAIAEKTLAAQFNQPGHDIVDHFTYCFLGDGCLMEGISHEACSLAGTLGLGKLVAFWDDNGISIDGHVEGWFTDDTPKRFESYGWHVIANVDGHDSDAIRAAIEEAKSVTDKPTMICCKTTIGFGSPNKSGSHDCHGAPLGDAEIAAAREFLGWNHDAFEIPENVYAGWDAKEAGQANESNWNDKFAAYEAAFPELAAEYKRRVITGELPADFEEKAQAFIQESQDKAEGIASRKASQNAIGAFGAILPEMLGGSADLAGSNLTLWSGSKGIQDDPAGNYIYYGVREFGMSGIMNGASLHGGFINYGATFMMFMEYARNAVRMSALMGIQNIFVYTHDSIGQGEDGPTHQPVEQLANLRMTPNMTVWRPCDAAETAVSWKSAIERRTAPTSLIFSRQGLKAQARTAEQLANVAKGGYVLSDCAGTPELILIATGSEVQLALDSAAALTEQGKQVRVVSMPSTNEFDKQDAAYKESVLPRSVTKRVAIEAAHVDFWHKYVGFDGAVVGMTTFGESAPGGDLMKHFGFTVENVVATVNAL from the coding sequence ATGTCATCTCGTAAAGAACTCGCAAACGCTATCCGTGCGTTAACCATGGATGCCGTTCAAAAAGCCAATTCAGGTCACCCAGGTGCACCAATGGGGATGGCTGACATCGCTGAAGTGCTTTGGAATGATTTCCTTAAGCATAACCCGAATAACCCTGAGTGGGTTGATCGTGACCGTTTTATCCTATCAAACGGCCATGGCTCTATGCTTATCTACTCTTTGCTTCATTTGACTGGCTATGCACTGCCTATCGAAGAGCTTAAAAACTTCCGTCAACTGCACTCAAAAACACCGGGTCACCCTGAATATGGTTACACGCCAGGTGTTGAAACTACGACAGGTCCATTAGGCGCTGGTATCAGTAATGCTGTGGGTATGGCGATTGCTGAAAAGACATTGGCTGCTCAGTTTAACCAGCCTGGCCACGATATCGTTGACCACTTCACATACTGCTTCCTAGGCGATGGTTGTTTGATGGAAGGTATCTCTCATGAAGCATGTTCACTAGCAGGGACCTTAGGTCTTGGTAAGCTAGTGGCGTTCTGGGATGACAACGGTATCTCTATCGATGGCCATGTAGAAGGTTGGTTCACCGACGATACACCTAAGCGTTTCGAATCATACGGCTGGCATGTAATTGCTAACGTTGATGGCCATGATAGCGATGCTATCCGTGCTGCTATCGAAGAAGCTAAGTCTGTGACAGACAAGCCAACAATGATCTGCTGCAAAACCACTATCGGTTTTGGTTCACCAAACAAGTCTGGCAGCCATGATTGTCACGGCGCACCATTAGGTGATGCTGAGATTGCTGCTGCACGTGAATTCCTTGGTTGGAACCACGATGCATTCGAGATCCCAGAAAACGTATACGCAGGTTGGGACGCTAAAGAAGCGGGCCAAGCGAATGAGTCAAACTGGAACGATAAGTTCGCGGCATATGAAGCGGCTTTCCCTGAGCTAGCAGCTGAATATAAGCGTCGTGTGATCACGGGCGAACTACCAGCTGACTTTGAAGAGAAGGCACAGGCTTTCATTCAAGAGTCTCAAGATAAAGCGGAAGGCATTGCTAGCCGTAAAGCATCACAAAATGCGATTGGTGCATTTGGTGCAATTCTACCTGAAATGCTAGGTGGCTCAGCAGACCTTGCTGGTTCTAACCTAACGCTTTGGTCTGGCTCTAAAGGTATTCAAGACGATCCTGCTGGTAACTACATCTACTACGGTGTACGTGAATTCGGCATGAGCGGTATCATGAACGGTGCATCACTTCACGGTGGTTTCATCAATTATGGTGCAACGTTCATGATGTTTATGGAGTACGCACGTAACGCAGTACGTATGTCTGCATTGATGGGTATCCAAAATATCTTCGTTTACACCCATGATTCAATCGGTCAAGGTGAAGATGGTCCAACTCACCAGCCAGTAGAGCAGCTTGCTAACCTACGTATGACACCAAACATGACTGTATGGCGTCCATGTGATGCGGCGGAAACTGCTGTATCTTGGAAGAGTGCAATCGAGCGCCGTACTGCGCCAACTTCGCTTATCTTTAGCCGTCAAGGTTTGAAAGCACAAGCGCGCACCGCTGAGCAGTTAGCAAATGTGGCTAAAGGTGGTTATGTACTGAGTGATTGCGCTGGTACGCCAGAGCTAATCCTTATTGCTACAGGCTCTGAAGTGCAACTGGCTCTTGATTCTGCTGCTGCACTGACAGAGCAAGGTAAGCAGGTTCGCGTTGTCTCTATGCCGTCAACTAACGAGTTCGACAAGCAAGATGCAGCTTATAAAGAGTCTGTACTGCCACGTAGCGTTACTAAGCGCGTTGCAATCGAAGCGGCTCACGTTGATTTCTGGCACAAGTATGTTGGTTTCGACGGCGCGGTTGTTGGTATGACAACCTTCGGCGAATCAGCACCAGGTGGTGATTTGATGAAGCACTTCGGTTTCACTGTTGAAAACGTCGTTGCTACAGTTAACGCTCTTTAA
- a CDS encoding phosphoglycerate kinase, producing the protein MAIINMSELDLQGKRVLIREDLNVPVSEGVVTSDARLRAALPSIKLALEKGAAVMVMSHLGRPTEGEFNSEFSLQPVVDYLTKALSCPVRLAKDYLDGVEANVGEVVVFENVRFNVGEKKNDEALAKKLAALCDVYVMDAFGTAHRAQASTHGVGLHAPIACAGPLLAGELEALGKAMDNPARPLVAIVGGSKVSTKLTVLESLSKIVDQLVVGGGIANTFIAAAGHEVGKSLYEADLIDEAKRLAANAQSRGGDIPVPTDVVVAGEFSPTAAATLKGVSQVSADEMIFDIGPDSSEALAEILKNAGTIVWNGPVGVFEFDQFGEGTKRIAAAIADSSAFSIAGGGDTLAAVDKYGIADKVSYISTGGGAFLEFLEGKELPAVAMLESRGK; encoded by the coding sequence ATGGCTATTATTAATATGTCAGAGTTGGATCTACAGGGTAAGCGCGTGCTTATTCGTGAAGATCTCAATGTGCCTGTGAGTGAAGGGGTTGTGACCAGTGATGCGCGTCTACGTGCAGCTTTGCCATCCATCAAGCTAGCACTAGAGAAGGGTGCTGCCGTGATGGTGATGTCACATTTAGGGCGTCCAACAGAAGGTGAATTTAACTCTGAGTTTTCACTTCAGCCAGTGGTTGATTACCTGACTAAAGCCCTCTCTTGCCCTGTGCGTTTAGCTAAAGATTACCTCGACGGTGTTGAAGCTAACGTCGGTGAAGTCGTGGTTTTCGAAAACGTCCGTTTTAATGTCGGTGAAAAGAAAAATGATGAAGCGCTAGCGAAGAAATTAGCGGCGCTTTGTGATGTCTATGTGATGGATGCTTTTGGTACGGCTCACCGTGCACAAGCTTCAACCCATGGTGTTGGTTTACATGCGCCTATCGCCTGTGCAGGTCCCCTACTTGCTGGTGAACTTGAGGCTTTAGGTAAGGCGATGGATAACCCTGCACGTCCACTTGTGGCGATTGTGGGTGGCTCAAAAGTATCGACTAAACTGACGGTATTAGAGTCTCTCTCTAAGATTGTTGATCAGCTGGTTGTCGGTGGTGGTATCGCTAACACCTTTATCGCGGCTGCTGGCCACGAAGTGGGTAAGTCACTTTATGAAGCTGACCTAATTGATGAAGCTAAGCGTCTTGCGGCAAACGCCCAGAGCCGCGGTGGTGATATCCCTGTGCCGACTGATGTTGTGGTTGCTGGTGAGTTTAGCCCAACTGCAGCTGCTACCCTTAAAGGGGTGAGTCAGGTGTCTGCTGATGAGATGATTTTTGATATTGGACCTGACAGCAGTGAGGCGCTAGCCGAGATCTTAAAAAATGCAGGTACGATTGTATGGAACGGTCCTGTCGGTGTATTTGAGTTTGATCAGTTCGGTGAAGGCACTAAACGTATCGCGGCGGCCATTGCAGACTCAAGCGCATTTTCTATCGCCGGCGGTGGAGACACTTTAGCGGCAGTGGATAAATATGGTATCGCTGACAAGGTCTCTTATATCTCTACGGGAGGCGGTGCTTTCCTTGAATTTTTAGAAGGTAAGGAACTTCCTGCGGTAGCTATGTTAGAATCTCGCGGAAAATAA